A genome region from Setaria italica strain Yugu1 chromosome III, Setaria_italica_v2.0, whole genome shotgun sequence includes the following:
- the LOC101783742 gene encoding prosaposin isoform X2, whose amino-acid sequence MITRVQVTFLISLVLWCATSLALDDAAGIKTPNAGTVSPAMNENPQLCQLCEEFASEALFYLKENETQTEIIATLHQACSKFPSFKLECTRLVDYYAPLFFTKIASLSPEDFCVSVSFCAEATFIRLPRHEDTCTLCHEVVDEIVTNLEDPDMELKIIEILLKGCNNAENFVQKCKRLIIQNAPIVMEYIKKFLEKRDFCNSIHVCGGKTVHAGAQVLGSLSSA is encoded by the exons ATGATCACTAGAGTTCAAGTTACTTTTCTAATCAGTCTTGTGCTTTGGTGCGCTACAAGCTTGGCTTTGGACGATGCTG CTGGTATAAAGACTCCTAATGCCGGCACAGTATCTCCAGCAATGAACGAAAATCCACAATTATGCCAACTTTGCGAGGAGTTTGCCTCAGAAGCCCTCTTCTATCTTAAAGAAAATGAGACCCAGACTGAAATCATTGCTACACTGCACCAAGCTTGTTCAAAGTTTCCTTCTTTTAAGCTGGAG TGCACAAGGTTGGTAGATTATTATGCCCCGCTTTTCTTCACAAAAATTGCTTCTTTAAGCCCTGAAGACTTCTGCGTATCAGTAAGTTTTTGTGCGGAAGCAACATTCATTCGTCTGCCaagacatgaagatacttgcaCCCTTTGCCATGAGGTTGTTGATGAAATTGTTACTAATCTTGAAGATCCAGACATGGAG CTTAAGATAATTGAGATACTTCTGAAAGGATGCAACAATGCAGAGAATTTTGTGCAAAAG TGCAAGAGGTTAATCATCCAAAATGCACCAATCGTAATGGAATATATCAAGAAGTTCCTTGAGAAGAGGGATTTCTGCAATTCTATCCATGTATGTGGAGGTAAAACTGTTCATGCTGGAGCACAAGTCCTCGGAAGCCTTTCTTCAGCCTGA
- the LOC101784956 gene encoding CBL-interacting protein kinase 22 — protein sequence MPPPDDSSAASSATAPSESYAKVLQGRYELGRVLGRGGSSKVYRARDVRTGVHVAVKAVRKPRHPCPPEDAAAARRSVERDLAALRRVRGHPHVARLLDVLASRSAVYIVLDLARGGSVQSALEERGRYDEPAARRLFGQLASALAHAHARGVFHRDVKPENLLLDERGDLKLTDFGLCAFADRQLGADGLTATACGSPAYVAPEILLKRRYDPGKADVWSCGVVLFSLTAGYLPFNDGNIMGMYRKICSGRFRCPKWFSLELRSLIGRMLDREPNTRIKIGEILDHPWLRKDGMSFVITATTSSSHPTPEVVKWEAESELAREMNAFDILTFASGCDLSGVVGAFTDRVRFLVSGRNAKSVLDKVEELGREEGFAVRRKEEAGFGGVLLEAIWGKFIAQVSVHPLHEQILLIEAERASNQEEPEFWEKLQASLKFSKN from the coding sequence ATGCCACCACCGGACGACTcctcggcggcctcctccgccaccgcgccaTCCGAGAGCTACGCGAAGGTCCTGCAGGGCCGGTATGAGCTCGGCCGCGTCCTCGGCAGGGGAGGCTCCTCCAAGGTCTACCGCGCGCGGGACGTCCGCACGGGCGTCCACGTCGCCGTCAAGGCCGTCCGGAAGCCGCGCCACCCGTGCCCGCccgaggacgccgcggcggcgcgccggtccGTGGAACgggacctcgccgcgctccggcgCGTCCGGGGCCACCCGCACGTCGCGCGCCTACTCGACGTCCTGGCCTCCCGCTCCGCCGTCTACATCGTGCTCGACCTCGCCCGCGGCGGCAGCGTCCAGTCCGCGCTCGAGGAGAGGGGCCGGTACGACGAGCCCGCGGCGCGCCGGCTCTTCGGGCAGCTCGCCTCCGCGCTGGCGCAcgcgcacgcgcgcggcgtGTTCCACCGCGACGTGAAGCCGGAGAACCTGCTCCTGGACGAGCGCGGCGACCTCAAGCTCACTGACTTCGGGCTCTGCGCCTTCGCCGACCGCCAGCTCGGCGCCGACGGCCTCACGGCGACGGCCTGCGGGTCCCCTGCCTACGTCGCTCCGGAGATCCTCCTCAAGAGGCGCTACGACCCAGGCAAGGCCGACGTCTGGTCATGCGGCGTCGTGCTCTTCTCGCTCACGGCCGGGTACCTGCCGTTCAACGACGGCAACATCATGGGCATGTACCGGAAGATCTGCTCGGGGAGGTTCCGGTGCCCCAAGTGGTTCTCCTTGGAGCTCCGGTCGCTGATCGGGAGGATGCTGGATCGGGAACCCAATACACGCATCAAGATTGGTGAGATCTTAGACCACCCTTGGTTACGCAAAGACGGCATGTCATTTGTTATCACGGCAACTACGAGCTCTTCTCATCCGACTCCAGAGGTGGTGAAATGGGAGGCGGAATCAGAGCTAGCAAGGGAGATGAATGCATTTGATATCCTTACATTTGCATCAGGGTGTGATCTGAGTGGGGTGGTCGGGGCTTTCACTGATCGGGTTCGATTTCTGGTGTCGGGTAGAAATGCCAAGTCAGTGTTGGACAAAGTTGAGGAGCTTGGGCGAGAAGAAGGGTTCGCggtgaggaggaaggaggaagcagGGTTTGGAGGGGTTCTATTGGAAGCAATATGGGGGAAATTCATCGCGCAAGTTAGTGTTCATCCGTTGCATGAGCAAATATTGCTTATTGAAGCAGAAAGAGCTAGCAACCAAGAGGAACCAGAATTTTGGGAGAAACTCCAAGCAAGTCTTAAATTCTCAAAAAACTGA
- the LOC101783742 gene encoding prosaposin isoform X1 yields MITRVQVTFLISLVLWCATSLALDDAAGIKTPNAGTVSPAMNENPQLCQLCEEFASEALFYLKENETQTEIIATLHQACSKFPSFKLECTRLVDYYAPLFFTKIASLSPEDFCVSVSFCAEATFIRLPRHEDTCTLCHEVVDEIVTNLEDPDMEQLKIIEILLKGCNNAENFVQKCKRLIIQNAPIVMEYIKKFLEKRDFCNSIHVCGGKTVHAGAQVLGSLSSA; encoded by the exons ATGATCACTAGAGTTCAAGTTACTTTTCTAATCAGTCTTGTGCTTTGGTGCGCTACAAGCTTGGCTTTGGACGATGCTG CTGGTATAAAGACTCCTAATGCCGGCACAGTATCTCCAGCAATGAACGAAAATCCACAATTATGCCAACTTTGCGAGGAGTTTGCCTCAGAAGCCCTCTTCTATCTTAAAGAAAATGAGACCCAGACTGAAATCATTGCTACACTGCACCAAGCTTGTTCAAAGTTTCCTTCTTTTAAGCTGGAG TGCACAAGGTTGGTAGATTATTATGCCCCGCTTTTCTTCACAAAAATTGCTTCTTTAAGCCCTGAAGACTTCTGCGTATCAGTAAGTTTTTGTGCGGAAGCAACATTCATTCGTCTGCCaagacatgaagatacttgcaCCCTTTGCCATGAGGTTGTTGATGAAATTGTTACTAATCTTGAAGATCCAGACATGGAG CAGCTTAAGATAATTGAGATACTTCTGAAAGGATGCAACAATGCAGAGAATTTTGTGCAAAAG TGCAAGAGGTTAATCATCCAAAATGCACCAATCGTAATGGAATATATCAAGAAGTTCCTTGAGAAGAGGGATTTCTGCAATTCTATCCATGTATGTGGAGGTAAAACTGTTCATGCTGGAGCACAAGTCCTCGGAAGCCTTTCTTCAGCCTGA
- the LOC101783742 gene encoding prosaposin isoform X3 — MITRVQVTFLISLVLWCATSLALDDAAMNENPQLCQLCEEFASEALFYLKENETQTEIIATLHQACSKFPSFKLECTRLVDYYAPLFFTKIASLSPEDFCVSVSFCAEATFIRLPRHEDTCTLCHEVVDEIVTNLEDPDMEQLKIIEILLKGCNNAENFVQKCKRLIIQNAPIVMEYIKKFLEKRDFCNSIHVCGGKTVHAGAQVLGSLSSA; from the exons ATGATCACTAGAGTTCAAGTTACTTTTCTAATCAGTCTTGTGCTTTGGTGCGCTACAAGCTTGGCTTTGGACGATGCTG CAATGAACGAAAATCCACAATTATGCCAACTTTGCGAGGAGTTTGCCTCAGAAGCCCTCTTCTATCTTAAAGAAAATGAGACCCAGACTGAAATCATTGCTACACTGCACCAAGCTTGTTCAAAGTTTCCTTCTTTTAAGCTGGAG TGCACAAGGTTGGTAGATTATTATGCCCCGCTTTTCTTCACAAAAATTGCTTCTTTAAGCCCTGAAGACTTCTGCGTATCAGTAAGTTTTTGTGCGGAAGCAACATTCATTCGTCTGCCaagacatgaagatacttgcaCCCTTTGCCATGAGGTTGTTGATGAAATTGTTACTAATCTTGAAGATCCAGACATGGAG CAGCTTAAGATAATTGAGATACTTCTGAAAGGATGCAACAATGCAGAGAATTTTGTGCAAAAG TGCAAGAGGTTAATCATCCAAAATGCACCAATCGTAATGGAATATATCAAGAAGTTCCTTGAGAAGAGGGATTTCTGCAATTCTATCCATGTATGTGGAGGTAAAACTGTTCATGCTGGAGCACAAGTCCTCGGAAGCCTTTCTTCAGCCTGA